The Clavelina lepadiformis chromosome 1, kaClaLepa1.1, whole genome shotgun sequence genome segment GCATGCAATAGTCATTTTATGGTATTTCGGTTGTTATGGAGTGAAAACAGCTTTTCGGAAAAAACCACTGTATACTTGACAATTTCCAATATCTAACAATTGCatgatttttttgtcaaatggAGTCAAAGCTAACAAATGTCTTCATGAAATAAAcagttatttgcaaaaacaacttaTTGTGCGTCAACCGCCGGTTTAAATGTAGGCTTACGCCTTTTGGAAGCTCTCGTAGGGTATAGTAACTGAAATGAATCTTAGGTGTACATCGTAAATGAATATACTAATCACCAAATTTGACAACAGTGCATACAGTAAATATCTTgtgctttgttttattattactcattttttgcaatattctTTAACGTTAACAGCATTGACGAATTAATATGACATTCATAAGCTAAACGGACAAGGTTAAAGAACAGACGATAAAAGGTAAATCAGCATAAAACAAAGCCTAGTTGAAGCGCACATTAAATATGTTATCTGAGTAAAACATATCTGGAAATACAGAATAATTTATGTAGGAAATTATGCATCTTCAGCCGCAAAAACAGCATCAACAAACGGACCTCCAACCATGACTTGTGCCGTAATTCCTGATCGATCTTCACATACCTCTGGATTATATCCATAAAGGAAGCCTgcaacagcaacaacaacaacaattaaTAGCAAAACTTTGAAGTTATAGGCTAAATTAATCATTAAAACTAtaatattattgttaactaccaataaattttattttgtttcgaaTCTAATGCTATTGCCAGTTTTTTACCCATTTCATTGCTTGGCCACTGCATTTCATCTTGAACAAAGTAAGCGGTTGAAGGAAGTGCACCTGGCATACCCTCGGATGATTTCCTTGTCATTCCCCAAACGTCCTGAAATGAAAACGAGCAATGAACATCTCATCATAGAAGAGTTTCTGCATTAGTAATAGAGCACTAAAGTGTCCAAAAGTGATAACTTACAGCGAAAAGGAGCCCTCCAGTGCATCCAGCTCCGGAATCTACAGCGATCACGTACGTTCCATAGTCTGGCTTGGCATTCCAGGTACCATTTGTTGGTTTAGTCATATCCTAAAGCATCCACCAATCAGTtagttgaaaaaaaatttgtaaattttgtcaaTCGATTATTTT includes the following:
- the LOC143451095 gene encoding uncharacterized protein LOC143451095 — translated: MNFYFTQENETTTCTISGEDINVEFGVSMEAARTTSTNTAVPVIINEWLGTTETLVGSGGMVSILVSEIYNDTNADMTKPTNGTWNAKPDYGTYVIAVDSGAGCTGGLLFADVWGMTRKSSEGMPGALPSTAYFVQDEMQWPSNEMGFLYGYNPEVCEDRSGITAQVMVGGPFVDAVFAAEDA